One Pleurodeles waltl isolate 20211129_DDA chromosome 3_2, aPleWal1.hap1.20221129, whole genome shotgun sequence genomic window carries:
- the LOC138286690 gene encoding tubulin alpha-1D chain-like, protein MRECISVHVGQAGVQIGNACWELYCLEHGIQPDGQMPSDKTIGGGDDSFNTFFSETGAGKHVPRAVFVDLEPTVIDEVRTGTYRQLFHPEQLITGKEDAANNYARGHYTIGKEIIDLVLDRTRKLADQCTGLQGFLIFHSFGGGTGSGFTSLLMERLSVDYGKKSKLEFAIYPAPQISTAVVEPYNAILTTHTTLEHSDCAFMVDNEAIYDICRRNLDIERPTYTNLNRLIGQIVSSITASLRFDGALNVDLTEFQTNLVPYPRIHFPLATYAPVISAEKAYHEQLSVSEITNACFEPANQMVKCDPRHGKYMACCLLYRGDVVPKDVNAAIATIKTKRTIQFVDWCPTGFKVGINYQPPTVVPGGDLAKVQRAVCMLSNTTAIAEAWARLDHKFDLMYAKRAFVHWYVGEGMEEGEFSEAREDMAALEKDYEEVGTDSVEGEGEEEEGEEY, encoded by the exons ATG CGTGAGTGTATTTCAGTCCACGTTGGCCAGGCCGGAGTCCAGATTGGCaatgcctgctgggagctgtaCTGCCTGGAGCATGGCATCCAGCCGGACGGACAGATGCCCAGCGACAAGACCATCGGGGGAGGCGATGACTCCTTCAACACCTTCTTCAGTGAAACGGGGGCCGGGAAACACGTGCCCCGGGCAGTCTTTGTGGACCTGGAGCCCACAGTGATCG ATGAGGTCCGGACGGGCACGTACCGCCAGCTCTTCCACCCCGAGCAGCTCATCACCGGCAAGGAGGATGCAGCCAACAACTACGCCCGTGGGCACTACACCATCGGCAAGGAGATCATCGACCTGGTGCTGGACCGGACTCGGAAACTG GCTGACCAGTGCACAGGTCTCCAAGGTTTCCTCATCTTCCACAGCTTCGGTGGtggcacaggctctggtttcaCCTCCCTGCTGATGGAACGTCTGTCTGTTGACTACGGCAAGAAGTCCAAGCTGGAGTTTGCCATTTACCCAGCTCCGCAGATCTCCACTGCTGTGGTTGAGCCCTACAACGCCATCCTGACCACTCACACCACCCTGGAGCATTCGGACTGCGCCTTCATGGTGGACAACGAGGCCATCTACGACATCTGCAGAAGGAACCTGGACATTGAGCGTCCGACCTACACCAACCTCAACCGCTTGATCGGGCAGATTGTGTCCTCCATCACAGCCTCTCTCCGGTTCGATGGTGCTCTCAATGTTGACCTCACAGAGTTCCAGACCAACTTGGTGCCCTATCCCCGTATTCACTTCCCCCTGGCCACCTATGCCCCAGTAATCTCTGCAGAGAAAGCCTACCACGAGCAGCTTTCAGTCTCCGAGATCACCAATGCTTGCTTTGAGCCTGCAAACCAGATGGTGAAATGTGACCCGCGCCACGGTAAGTACATGGCTTGCTGCTTGCTATACCGTGGCGATGTGGTGCCCAAAGATGTCAACGCTGCCATCGCCACCATCAAGACCAAGCGTACCATACAGTTTGTGGACTGGTGCCCAACTGGTTTCAAAGTTGGTATTAACTACCAGCCTCCCACCGTGGTGCCCGGTGGGGATCTGGCCAAGGTGCAGCGTGCAGTGTGCATGTTAAGCAACACCACAGCCATCGCCGAGGCATGGGCTCGCTTGGACCACAAGTTTGACCTGATGTATGCGAAGCGAGCCTTTGTCCACTGGTATGTGGGTGAGGGGATGGAGGAAGGAGAGTTCTCCGAGGCCCGGGAGGACATGGCCGCCTTGGAGAAGGATTATGAAGAGGTGGGAACGGACAgcgtggaaggagagggagaggaagaggagggtgaggaGTATTAA